The Caldanaerovirga acetigignens genome has a window encoding:
- a CDS encoding acylphosphatase, with amino-acid sequence MKRKVRAMIYGLVQGVGLRYQVQKKASELGLVGFVKNLPDGSVEMVAEGEEELINDLIEYIKTGIRWARVENVELEWSEWEGKYRRFEIVF; translated from the coding sequence ATGAAGAGAAAAGTCCGGGCTATGATTTACGGCCTTGTGCAGGGTGTAGGCCTCAGATATCAGGTTCAAAAAAAGGCTTCGGAGCTTGGACTTGTGGGTTTTGTGAAAAACCTCCCCGACGGTAGCGTAGAAATGGTGGCAGAGGGTGAAGAAGAACTTATAAATGATTTGATAGAATACATAAAAACGGGAATTAGATGGGCGAGGGTGGAAAATGTTGAGCTAGAATGGTCGGAGTGGGAAGGGAAGTACAGGAGGTTTGAAATTGTCTTTTAA
- the ltaE gene encoding low-specificity L-threonine aldolase, whose translation MEKFIDLRSDTVTLPTQEMREAMYRAEVGDDVYGEDPTVKKLEEMAAEITGKEAAMFVTSGTQGNQVSIMTHTHPGDEIILEEKSHIFTYEVGGIGYLAGVQTRTIPGKKGVMDPSEIEAAIREDDIHFPKTSLICVENTHNRAGGTVIPLNVLKWTYEIAQNHGIPVHLDGARIFNAAIYLGVPVKEIAKFADSVMFCLSKGLCAPVGSIVAGSREFIKRARKFRKMLGGGLRQAGILAAAGIVALEKMVGRLKEDHENARLLAEGLNAIPGIFIDMETVQTNIVICDISGFKINASEFAKRLLKKGIKINGGSGYLVRFVTHYGIEKKDILKAIEAVKEVAEEIL comes from the coding sequence ATGGAAAAGTTCATCGATCTCAGAAGCGATACAGTCACCCTCCCCACACAGGAAATGCGCGAGGCCATGTACCGGGCCGAAGTGGGGGATGACGTTTATGGCGAAGACCCGACGGTAAAAAAGCTGGAGGAAATGGCTGCCGAAATTACCGGGAAGGAAGCGGCCATGTTCGTAACCAGCGGCACCCAGGGCAACCAGGTATCGATAATGACCCACACCCACCCCGGCGATGAGATTATCTTGGAAGAAAAAAGCCACATCTTCACTTACGAAGTGGGCGGCATAGGTTACCTTGCGGGAGTGCAGACCAGGACCATCCCGGGGAAAAAGGGTGTCATGGACCCCTCCGAAATAGAGGCCGCCATAAGGGAAGATGACATACATTTTCCGAAAACCAGTCTGATCTGCGTGGAAAACACCCACAACAGGGCGGGTGGTACCGTAATCCCTCTCAATGTCCTGAAATGGACCTACGAAATTGCCCAAAATCACGGCATACCGGTTCATTTAGATGGGGCCAGGATATTCAATGCCGCTATTTATCTCGGTGTTCCAGTAAAGGAAATTGCAAAATTTGCTGACAGCGTGATGTTTTGCCTTTCCAAAGGTCTTTGTGCTCCGGTCGGCTCCATCGTAGCAGGTAGCAGGGAATTTATTAAGCGGGCGAGAAAATTCCGCAAGATGCTGGGCGGTGGGCTGCGCCAGGCCGGGATTCTCGCCGCCGCCGGTATAGTTGCCCTTGAAAAGATGGTGGGTAGGCTGAAAGAAGACCACGAAAACGCAAGGCTCCTTGCCGAAGGATTAAATGCCATTCCGGGCATTTTCATCGATATGGAAACAGTCCAGACCAATATCGTAATCTGCGACATATCCGGCTTTAAAATAAACGCCAGTGAGTTTGCAAAAAGGCTTCTTAAAAAGGGAATAAAAATTAACGGAGGTTCTGGGTATTTAGTCCGGTTTGTAACTCATTACGGGATCGAAAAGAAGGATATCTTGAAGGCCATAGAAGCTGTAAAGGAAGTTGCTGAAGAAATTTTATAA
- a CDS encoding tRNA lysidine(34) synthetase, which yields MNRNFGKWFLTRVKKAIIDYNMIENGDKIAVGVSGGKDSSVLLFILDLLRKYSPWKFDIIAVNVDLGWEMDLAPVIDFCRQRDIPFEMVKTDITRVVFDIRKEPNPCSLCSRMRRGALDSAAVALGCNKVALAHHADDLIETLFLNLIFTGRFETFEPKTYLSRKNVTLIRPLIYLSEKTVKSIARSQNLPVIESPCPASGTTKREEVGKLLDQMDQIFPKARENILAAIRRRDFFRLNNSPQEKTE from the coding sequence ATGAACAGAAACTTCGGAAAATGGTTTCTCACCAGGGTCAAAAAAGCCATCATCGATTACAACATGATAGAAAACGGCGACAAAATTGCTGTCGGGGTCTCCGGCGGCAAGGATTCGTCGGTTCTGCTCTTCATCCTCGACCTTTTGAGGAAATATTCGCCCTGGAAGTTCGACATAATTGCGGTAAACGTGGATCTGGGGTGGGAGATGGACCTTGCTCCGGTCATAGATTTCTGCAGGCAAAGGGATATTCCATTCGAAATGGTGAAGACTGACATAACTCGGGTGGTCTTCGATATAAGAAAGGAACCAAACCCATGTTCTTTATGTTCCAGAATGAGGCGGGGCGCATTAGACAGCGCTGCTGTAGCACTGGGGTGTAACAAAGTGGCTCTCGCCCACCACGCCGACGACCTTATAGAGACCCTCTTTCTGAATCTCATTTTTACCGGGCGCTTTGAAACGTTCGAGCCAAAGACATACTTGTCCCGCAAAAATGTCACTTTGATAAGGCCGCTGATTTATCTTAGCGAAAAAACCGTAAAGTCCATCGCTAGATCTCAAAACCTGCCGGTTATAGAAAGCCCCTGTCCCGCTTCAGGCACAACCAAGCGCGAGGAAGTGGGAAAACTCCTCGACCAGATGGACCAAATTTTCCCTAAAGCCAGGGAAAATATCCTCGCAGCCATAAGGCGTAGGGATTTTTTCCGCCTAAACAACTCACCGCAGGAAAAAACTGAATAA
- a CDS encoding ABC transporter ATP-binding protein — MTGQVNALIEINNLKKYFNVGRGAVLKAVDDVNLKIMEGETLGLVGESGCGKTTLGRTVVRLYEPTGGEVLFEGKNVHKLKGQELRGFNRKAQMIFQDPYASLNPRMTVADIIGEGIDIHGLYKNRERTERIYELLNLVGLNKEHANRFPHEFSGGQRQRIGIARALAVEPKFIVCDEPISALDVSIQAQVVNLLMELQQKLKLTYLFIAHDLSMVKYVSDRIAVMYLGVVVELATSEDLHKSPLHPYTQALLSAIPIPDPETERNKKRILLEGDVPSPINPPEGCRFAKRCRHAKPACTEKQPEFKEVEKNHFVACHLY; from the coding sequence ATGACAGGCCAAGTAAATGCACTAATAGAAATAAATAATCTGAAAAAGTACTTCAACGTGGGCAGGGGTGCGGTGCTGAAGGCTGTCGACGACGTTAATCTTAAGATTATGGAAGGGGAAACCCTGGGTCTCGTAGGGGAGTCCGGCTGCGGCAAGACCACGTTGGGAAGGACCGTAGTAAGGCTTTACGAGCCTACAGGAGGCGAGGTGCTTTTTGAAGGTAAAAACGTGCATAAATTAAAGGGACAGGAGCTAAGAGGGTTCAACCGGAAGGCCCAGATGATTTTCCAGGACCCTTATGCATCGTTGAACCCCAGGATGACTGTGGCCGACATAATAGGCGAGGGCATCGATATCCACGGCCTTTACAAGAACAGAGAGCGCACCGAGAGGATATACGAGCTTTTAAACCTGGTCGGGCTGAACAAGGAACACGCTAACAGATTCCCGCACGAGTTTTCCGGAGGGCAAAGGCAAAGAATAGGTATCGCAAGGGCACTTGCCGTGGAACCCAAATTCATTGTCTGCGACGAGCCTATTTCTGCACTGGACGTCTCGATACAGGCGCAGGTTGTGAACCTGCTCATGGAACTGCAGCAAAAACTCAAGCTTACGTATCTTTTCATAGCCCACGACCTCAGCATGGTGAAGTACGTCTCCGACCGGATAGCAGTCATGTATCTGGGGGTGGTTGTGGAACTTGCGACATCAGAGGACCTGCACAAAAGCCCGCTTCATCCGTATACTCAGGCGCTGCTTTCGGCGATTCCGATTCCAGACCCCGAAACCGAAAGAAATAAAAAGAGGATATTGCTTGAGGGGGATGTGCCGAGTCCTATCAATCCTCCTGAAGGCTGCCGGTTTGCGAAAAGGTGCAGGCACGCAAAGCCTGCATGCACCGAAAAGCAGCCAGAGTTCAAAGAAGTGGAGAAAAACCACTTTGTGGCTTGCCACCTTTACTAA
- a CDS encoding ABC transporter ATP-binding protein, producing the protein MERLLEVKDLEVSFKTYAGEVKAVRGVSFNVDRGETVAVVGESGCGKSVTMQAIMRLIPMPPGVIKNGSIVFDGKDITKLSEKEMEHVRGSEISMVFQDPMTSLNPTMKVGAQIAEGLIKHQKMHPKQAREKAIEMLKLVGIPNAEKRVDQYPHEFSGGMRQRAMIAIALACNPKLLIADEPTTALDVTIQAQILDLMRDLQKKLNTAIIIITHNLGVVANLAERVLVMYAGKIIERGSLDDIFYNPRHPYTWGLLMSVPTPDLDKSKRLASIDGTPPDLFAPPVGCAFAARCEYAMKICYERYPEDFTVSDGHSTACWLLHPMAPKVKPPVGKGVTL; encoded by the coding sequence GTGGAAAGATTGCTCGAAGTAAAAGACCTGGAAGTTTCGTTCAAGACCTATGCGGGTGAAGTCAAAGCGGTAAGGGGCGTTTCCTTTAACGTAGACAGGGGGGAAACGGTGGCCGTAGTCGGCGAGTCCGGCTGCGGGAAAAGCGTTACAATGCAGGCCATAATGCGGCTCATACCAATGCCGCCTGGGGTTATTAAAAACGGGAGTATTGTCTTCGACGGCAAAGATATAACCAAGCTGTCAGAAAAAGAAATGGAACATGTCCGGGGTTCCGAAATCAGCATGGTATTTCAGGACCCCATGACTTCCCTGAACCCCACCATGAAGGTAGGTGCTCAAATAGCCGAAGGCCTCATAAAGCATCAGAAGATGCACCCCAAACAGGCAAGAGAAAAGGCCATTGAAATGCTAAAACTTGTCGGCATCCCCAATGCGGAAAAGCGCGTGGATCAGTACCCTCATGAGTTCAGCGGCGGGATGAGGCAGAGGGCTATGATAGCAATTGCCTTAGCCTGCAACCCGAAACTTCTTATTGCAGATGAACCGACGACGGCTCTGGACGTAACGATACAGGCGCAGATTTTGGACCTTATGAGGGATTTACAGAAAAAATTGAATACAGCCATCATCATTATCACCCATAACTTAGGTGTTGTGGCAAATCTGGCTGAGCGGGTTCTGGTCATGTATGCTGGTAAGATAATTGAGCGCGGCAGCCTTGACGATATATTTTACAATCCACGCCACCCCTATACGTGGGGCCTTTTGATGTCGGTGCCAACTCCAGATCTGGACAAGAGTAAAAGGCTGGCATCTATCGATGGCACTCCACCAGATCTCTTTGCGCCTCCGGTGGGCTGCGCCTTCGCAGCCAGGTGCGAATACGCCATGAAAATATGTTACGAAAGATATCCCGAGGACTTCACGGTGAGCGACGGCCACAGCACTGCCTGCTGGCTGCTGCATCCCATGGCTCCAAAAGTTAAACCTCCTGTAGGAAAAGGGGTGACTTTATAA
- a CDS encoding ABC transporter permease, which produces MFEHVGKNISQMEAIARPSITYWQDAWRRLKQNKVAMLGLIIIVLYTVLAIVGPYMTPYDYRTTNTEEIDQPPSAKHWFGTDTLGRDLWARTWMGARVSLSIGFLAAFLNAVIGVIIGGISGYFGGKVDMAIMRAIDILYAIPYMIIVILMMVVLGQGIMPLVIAMIAVGWLNMARLVRGQILQLKEQEFVLAAKVLGASHARIIFKHLIPNALGVILVNLTMSVPSAIFTEAFLSFIGLGVVPPQSSWGQLAYYGIQSFRVRPYQLFIPAFFISTTMLSLNLLGDGLRDALDPRLRS; this is translated from the coding sequence ATGTTTGAACATGTAGGTAAAAATATAAGCCAGATGGAGGCTATCGCAAGACCCAGCATAACCTACTGGCAGGATGCATGGCGGAGACTAAAGCAAAATAAGGTGGCGATGCTGGGACTTATTATTATAGTTTTATACACTGTTTTGGCTATAGTGGGTCCTTATATGACGCCCTACGATTACAGAACCACAAATACTGAAGAAATAGACCAACCCCCTTCGGCGAAACACTGGTTTGGCACGGACACGCTTGGCAGGGATTTATGGGCCAGGACATGGATGGGTGCGAGGGTTTCGCTTTCGATAGGTTTTCTTGCTGCTTTTTTAAATGCCGTAATAGGAGTTATAATAGGGGGAATTTCCGGTTATTTTGGCGGCAAAGTAGATATGGCCATAATGAGGGCTATAGATATTCTCTATGCCATCCCTTATATGATTATCGTTATTCTGATGATGGTGGTCCTTGGCCAGGGGATTATGCCTTTGGTAATTGCCATGATTGCTGTTGGATGGCTTAATATGGCAAGGCTTGTAAGAGGTCAGATCTTGCAGCTTAAAGAGCAGGAATTTGTGCTTGCGGCAAAAGTGCTTGGCGCAAGTCATGCCAGGATAATTTTTAAGCACCTGATACCCAATGCCTTGGGGGTAATTTTGGTCAACCTAACGATGTCGGTTCCTTCGGCAATCTTCACCGAAGCATTCTTGAGCTTCATAGGACTGGGGGTTGTGCCACCGCAGTCCAGTTGGGGGCAACTGGCTTATTACGGAATACAAAGTTTCAGAGTGCGGCCTTACCAGCTTTTCATCCCCGCATTTTTCATAAGTACCACCATGCTCTCTCTGAACCTGCTTGGTGATGGTTTGAGAGACGCCCTCGATCCGAGACTTCGCAGCTAG
- a CDS encoding ABC transporter permease, translating into MVKYILNRLLVSLITAWVLVTIVFFLVRLLPGDPFLSEKVTPEIKANMMRYYGLDKPIHIQYVTFLRNLLKGDFGYSLRYKNRTVNEVIKQAFPYSADLGIRAVIFATIAGVTLGIIAALNRNRTLDYLAMFIAIVGVSVPSFVIGPLLQYVFATKLNLLPVSQWKGFSYTIMPTFALSLGALALMARLMRASMLDVVNQDFIKTAKAKGLSPFQIIWKHQVRNAILPVITVLGPVTATLLTGTFVVEQIFAIPGLGKFYVLGIQNLDYSLVLGMTTFYGLFLIAANFVVDIIYGLIDPRIRIAK; encoded by the coding sequence TTGGTCAAATATATTCTGAATCGCCTATTGGTCTCATTAATAACAGCATGGGTGCTGGTAACCATAGTATTTTTCCTCGTTAGACTTCTTCCAGGCGATCCTTTTTTAAGCGAAAAGGTTACACCGGAAATAAAGGCCAATATGATGAGGTATTACGGATTAGATAAACCAATTCACATTCAATATGTGACATTTTTACGGAACTTGCTCAAAGGGGATTTCGGCTATTCGTTGAGATATAAAAACAGAACCGTCAATGAAGTAATCAAACAAGCATTTCCTTATTCGGCTGACCTGGGGATAAGGGCGGTTATTTTTGCTACAATAGCCGGAGTTACTCTGGGTATAATTGCGGCATTGAACAGAAATAGGACATTGGATTACCTTGCGATGTTTATAGCAATTGTGGGAGTTTCTGTCCCTTCGTTTGTCATCGGGCCGCTTCTCCAGTATGTCTTTGCCACAAAGTTAAACCTGCTACCTGTTTCCCAATGGAAGGGATTTTCCTATACGATTATGCCGACCTTTGCCTTAAGTTTAGGTGCGTTGGCGTTAATGGCGAGGCTAATGAGGGCCAGTATGTTGGATGTAGTAAACCAGGACTTCATAAAAACAGCTAAAGCCAAGGGGCTTTCGCCATTCCAGATTATATGGAAACACCAGGTTAGGAACGCCATACTACCGGTGATCACGGTTTTGGGGCCGGTTACCGCCACGCTTCTCACGGGTACTTTTGTGGTCGAGCAAATTTTTGCAATACCAGGACTTGGAAAGTTCTACGTATTAGGTATACAAAATCTTGACTACTCGCTGGTGCTCGGCATGACTACTTTCTATGGGCTTTTTTTGATTGCTGCAAACTTTGTCGTAGATATTATTTACGGGTTGATAGATCCTAGGATTAGAATAGCAAAGTAG
- a CDS encoding peptide ABC transporter substrate-binding protein, translating into MLKKSLAVVLALVLVAGVLAGCGQQGSQQQGGQQSKAKEIAFTIGAEVPSLDPQKATDTYAILVGHHIFEGLVRVHDGQIQPGMAEKWEISEDKTTYTFHLRDAKWSDGKPVTAYDFEYAIKRLLDPNTASEYAFQGYYIVNGEEYNTKKITDPNQIGVKALDEKTLEIKLKVPVKYFESLLSFISFMPVRKDFVEQMGEKFAADADKLLYNGPFILKEWKHEQELVLEKNPNYWNKDAVKIDKVTIYVVNDANTAFQMFENGETDWEYIPAEMVEQMEKEGKAKYFYDGAEFYLQFNVKREGKPWLANENFQRAIGFAIDREALIKAVLKGVSDPATRYVLPQLAGLEKTFAEEYPYEFYSKNADVAKAKEYLEKAMKELKINDPSKLTFEYLTDDTQRAKLTAEFIQDQLKKNLGINMTVKQVPFKQRLELMTKMDYDVVFAGWGPDYNDPMTYLDLWVTGGGHNDTGWSNKQYDELIQFAKTTTDFKKRADAMFEAEKLLLEKGPIIPIYFRKRAWVCNDRINGLVTDFIGATFDFVYADVQE; encoded by the coding sequence ATGCTAAAGAAAAGTCTAGCAGTTGTTTTAGCGCTGGTACTGGTGGCTGGCGTACTTGCGGGATGCGGCCAGCAGGGTAGCCAGCAACAGGGAGGACAGCAAAGTAAGGCTAAGGAAATAGCCTTTACGATTGGTGCCGAAGTGCCAAGCCTTGACCCGCAAAAGGCGACGGACACTTACGCTATTCTCGTCGGTCACCATATTTTTGAAGGTCTCGTAAGAGTACACGACGGCCAGATACAGCCTGGTATGGCCGAAAAGTGGGAAATCTCTGAAGACAAAACGACCTACACCTTCCACTTGAGGGATGCCAAGTGGAGCGATGGCAAACCCGTAACTGCTTATGATTTCGAATATGCTATAAAGAGGTTACTGGACCCGAATACAGCATCCGAATATGCTTTTCAGGGTTACTATATTGTAAACGGCGAGGAATATAATACCAAAAAGATAACCGATCCGAACCAGATAGGAGTAAAAGCCTTAGACGAAAAGACGCTCGAGATTAAATTGAAAGTGCCGGTTAAGTACTTTGAAAGCCTCCTCAGCTTCATTTCGTTTATGCCCGTGAGAAAAGACTTTGTGGAACAGATGGGAGAAAAATTTGCAGCAGATGCCGACAAGCTCCTTTACAATGGCCCATTCATCTTGAAGGAATGGAAGCACGAACAGGAGCTGGTACTTGAGAAGAACCCCAATTATTGGAATAAAGATGCCGTAAAGATTGATAAAGTCACCATATACGTGGTAAACGATGCAAACACTGCTTTCCAGATGTTTGAAAACGGAGAGACCGACTGGGAATATATACCTGCAGAAATGGTAGAGCAGATGGAAAAGGAAGGAAAGGCCAAGTACTTCTATGATGGCGCCGAATTCTACCTGCAGTTCAACGTAAAGCGCGAAGGCAAGCCGTGGCTTGCAAATGAGAATTTCCAGAGAGCGATAGGTTTTGCAATAGACCGCGAAGCTTTAATAAAAGCAGTATTAAAGGGAGTTTCTGATCCTGCTACAAGATACGTGTTGCCGCAACTTGCAGGCCTGGAAAAGACCTTTGCAGAAGAATATCCTTATGAATTTTATTCGAAGAATGCAGATGTAGCAAAAGCCAAGGAGTATCTTGAAAAAGCGATGAAGGAACTTAAAATAAACGATCCTTCTAAGCTGACTTTTGAATATCTGACTGACGATACCCAAAGGGCCAAGTTAACTGCCGAGTTTATACAGGACCAGCTTAAGAAGAACCTTGGCATCAACATGACTGTCAAGCAGGTTCCCTTCAAACAGAGGCTTGAGCTCATGACCAAGATGGATTACGACGTGGTATTTGCTGGTTGGGGCCCGGACTACAACGATCCGATGACTTACCTTGACCTGTGGGTAACCGGTGGAGGTCATAACGACACCGGTTGGAGTAACAAGCAATACGACGAGCTTATACAGTTTGCCAAGACCACCACTGACTTCAAGAAGCGTGCCGATGCCATGTTTGAAGCCGAAAAACTCTTACTTGAAAAAGGGCCAATTATACCGATATATTTCAGAAAGAGAGCTTGGGTCTGCAATGACCGCATAAATGGCTTAGTAACAGACTTTATCGGTGCAACTTTCGATTTCGTATACGCTGACGTACAAGAGTAA
- the gatB gene encoding Asp-tRNA(Asn)/Glu-tRNA(Gln) amidotransferase subunit GatB: MEFETVIGLEVHVELLTKSKVFCNCTTEFGGEVNTHCCPVCLGMPGVLPVLNKKAVEYAIKAALALNCEIPEFSKFDRKNYFYPDLPKAYQISQYDLPLARKGYIEIEVDGKPKRIGINRIHLEEDAGKLIHEEGKSYSLVDLNRTGVPLIEIVSEPDIRTPEEAWLYLNKLKTILQYIEVSDCKMEEGSLRCDTNISLRPKGSDKFGTKVELKNLGSFRAVRRSLEYEEKRQREILESGGAVVQETRRWDEARGITIPLRSKEEAHDYRYFPDPDLVPIVIDREWVEKLKSELPELPDARKKRYMEEYGLPAYDAGVITASKALANFFEECVSKYHDPKTISNWVMSEMLGILNETGKEVDEVPFEPAQFVKMLKMIDDGTISTKIAKEVFRGMFDTGMDPEVIVKEKGLIQISDEAELEKIARKVIEENPKSVEDYKKGKEKALGFLVGQVMKETRGKANPQLVNKILKELLV, encoded by the coding sequence ATGGAATTCGAAACGGTAATAGGCCTTGAGGTCCACGTGGAACTTCTTACTAAATCCAAAGTCTTTTGCAATTGCACCACCGAATTCGGCGGCGAGGTTAATACCCACTGTTGCCCCGTTTGCCTTGGAATGCCGGGGGTATTACCGGTGCTCAATAAGAAAGCGGTGGAATACGCCATAAAAGCGGCTTTGGCGTTAAACTGCGAGATACCGGAGTTTTCCAAATTCGACAGAAAGAATTACTTTTACCCCGACCTGCCGAAGGCTTACCAGATTTCGCAGTACGATTTGCCTTTGGCCAGAAAAGGTTATATCGAAATCGAAGTAGATGGTAAGCCGAAACGCATAGGCATAAACAGAATCCATCTCGAAGAGGATGCGGGAAAGCTCATCCACGAAGAGGGAAAGTCATATTCGCTTGTGGACCTAAACCGCACCGGCGTTCCATTGATAGAAATTGTTTCTGAACCAGATATACGCACTCCCGAAGAGGCGTGGCTTTACCTCAACAAGTTGAAGACCATCCTCCAGTATATTGAGGTTTCCGACTGCAAGATGGAAGAAGGTTCGTTAAGATGCGATACCAATATCTCACTGAGGCCAAAGGGGTCGGACAAGTTCGGTACGAAAGTGGAGCTTAAAAACCTGGGATCGTTCCGGGCCGTCCGGCGAAGTCTCGAATACGAGGAAAAGCGCCAGAGGGAAATTTTAGAATCAGGTGGGGCTGTTGTTCAAGAGACCCGCCGCTGGGATGAGGCAAGGGGTATTACGATTCCGCTAAGGAGCAAGGAAGAGGCCCACGACTACAGGTACTTCCCGGACCCCGACTTGGTGCCGATAGTTATAGATAGAGAATGGGTTGAAAAGCTTAAGTCCGAACTTCCTGAACTGCCCGATGCTCGGAAAAAAAGATATATGGAGGAGTACGGACTGCCGGCCTATGACGCTGGAGTCATAACGGCTTCCAAGGCACTTGCGAATTTCTTTGAAGAATGCGTTTCTAAATACCACGATCCAAAAACAATTAGCAATTGGGTAATGTCCGAAATGCTGGGGATACTCAACGAAACCGGAAAGGAAGTCGATGAAGTTCCTTTTGAGCCCGCACAGTTCGTAAAAATGCTGAAGATGATAGATGACGGTACGATAAGCACAAAGATAGCAAAAGAAGTTTTCAGGGGAATGTTTGATACCGGCATGGACCCGGAGGTCATTGTAAAGGAAAAAGGCTTGATTCAGATCTCGGACGAGGCAGAACTTGAAAAGATAGCAAGGAAAGTTATTGAAGAAAATCCAAAGTCAGTTGAGGACTACAAAAAAGGCAAAGAAAAAGCCTTAGGATTTTTAGTAGGACAGGTAATGAAAGAAACCCGGGGCAAGGCAAATCCTCAACTGGTAAATAAAATATTAAAGGAACTTCTAGTTTGA
- the gatA gene encoding Asp-tRNA(Asn)/Glu-tRNA(Gln) amidotransferase subunit GatA, producing MNLSKLTIHEAHELLSKREISSEELTKAVLDRIDKVEGNIRAFLTVDKERALEISKNVDKDGDFSSPLAGIPVAIKDNICTKGLKTTCASKILANFVPPYDATVCEKLKSEKAVIIGKTNMDEFAMGSSTENSGFFSTRNPWDVERVPGGSSGGSAAAVAADECIFALGSDTGGSIRQPASYCGVVGLKPTYGRVSRYGLVAYASSLDQIGPITKDVTDCAIVLNAIAGWDERDSTSVNLPVPDFTKSLVEDVKGMKMGLPKEYLGEGVEPEVKEAILSAARVFERLGASVEEISLPHTEYALWAYYIIAPAEASSNLARYDGIRYGVRAKDYDDLIDLYKKTRSEGFGSEVKRRIMLGTYALSSGYYDAYYLKAQKVRTLVKADFDRAFEKYDVIIAPTAPTPAFRIGEKTDDPLKMYMSDVCTIPVNMAGLPAISIPCGFSGGLPVGLQIIGKPFDEATVIRAAYTFERATSFNTEKPAL from the coding sequence TTGAATTTGAGCAAACTCACCATCCATGAAGCGCATGAGCTCCTTTCAAAGAGGGAAATTTCGTCCGAAGAGCTAACGAAAGCTGTGTTAGATAGGATAGATAAGGTGGAGGGAAATATAAGGGCTTTTTTAACTGTCGATAAAGAGAGAGCATTGGAAATAAGCAAAAATGTAGATAAAGATGGAGATTTTTCGAGTCCGCTGGCGGGAATCCCCGTAGCCATAAAAGACAATATATGCACCAAAGGCCTTAAGACTACCTGTGCTTCGAAAATACTTGCTAATTTTGTGCCGCCTTACGATGCTACGGTTTGCGAAAAATTAAAATCTGAGAAGGCAGTAATAATAGGGAAGACCAATATGGACGAGTTTGCGATGGGCTCGTCTACGGAAAATTCCGGTTTTTTTTCGACCAGAAACCCCTGGGATGTTGAGAGGGTCCCGGGAGGTTCCTCCGGCGGTTCGGCGGCGGCAGTGGCGGCGGACGAATGCATATTCGCTTTAGGCTCGGATACCGGCGGTTCAATAAGGCAGCCAGCTTCGTACTGTGGCGTTGTGGGTCTTAAACCGACTTACGGCAGGGTTTCCAGATACGGCCTCGTGGCCTATGCCTCTTCCCTGGACCAGATCGGCCCCATAACGAAGGATGTGACCGACTGTGCCATAGTGTTAAACGCCATAGCAGGGTGGGATGAAAGGGACTCTACTTCTGTAAACTTACCGGTGCCGGACTTCACGAAAAGCCTTGTGGAAGATGTCAAAGGCATGAAAATGGGTCTCCCTAAGGAATACCTGGGAGAAGGAGTGGAGCCGGAAGTTAAAGAGGCAATTTTATCTGCGGCGCGCGTTTTTGAAAGGCTGGGAGCTTCTGTCGAAGAAATATCGTTGCCGCACACTGAGTACGCCCTGTGGGCCTATTACATAATAGCGCCGGCGGAAGCCAGTTCAAACCTTGCCCGCTATGACGGCATTAGATACGGAGTGAGAGCGAAAGATTACGACGATCTCATAGACCTATACAAGAAAACGCGAAGCGAAGGTTTCGGCAGCGAAGTAAAGCGCAGGATTATGCTGGGAACTTATGCCTTGAGTTCGGGTTATTACGATGCCTACTATCTTAAAGCCCAGAAGGTCAGGACGCTGGTGAAGGCCGACTTTGACAGGGCTTTTGAAAAGTACGATGTAATTATAGCACCTACCGCACCGACTCCGGCTTTCAGGATAGGAGAAAAAACCGACGATCCTTTAAAGATGTACATGTCCGATGTCTGCACCATCCCCGTTAACATGGCGGGACTTCCTGCAATTTCGATACCCTGCGGTTTTTCCGGCGGTTTGCCGGTAGGGCTTCAGATAATAGGGAAACCCTTCGATGAAGCTACGGTAATAAGGGCGGCGTATACTTTTGAACGGGCCACCAGCTTTAACACCGAAAAACCTGCCCTATAA